cttttttttttttttttttttttttttttttttttttttttttttttgtaactagTGTTTCAGGTCTCCATTGTTAATCTCATTCCCAAATCCATTCTCCTCCTTTTGTCTAAAATGTGACTGTTGAAGAGGATTAATTTTGAAGTTTTGAATCCcaacacacatgcacacaattTTCCTCCCTCTACTATTACTTTTGATCCATCTTTTGACTTGTTCTAACAGTGAAATTTCAACATTTTCCATTGACTTTGGGGGCTGAACTCCAGCAGCAAATGCTTGATCACTTTGGAACACCATATAACCTACTTTCCCATTGAGATGCAAGTCACATTTTAAGACTTAGGATATGCACCAGCTATTTTTTTAGTAAAACTGCCAAAAAAACTTCCCTAGGCAGGCTTGATGATGTGATTAAAAGCAGTTCAAAAGTTTTCATTGTTCAGTAAAAAACAACTCTTCTGTCACATCTGCTTTGGAACAGAAGCCCTAGTATGGCTGACTTAGTGTCATTGCTGGAAATTATTCTCCAGCAATGACCCTGTCTGAAATATCTACAGTGCTGACTATCTACAGTGAGCATGGAAATGTTACTTGCACACCTCAGATAAATAGTTGTAAGTGTGAAAGCCAGGTCTCTAGTGCAAAAGTTGTACCACTTAGTGATTGCTCACTCTTTTCATTCACTTTTGTGCCAGTAGGTTTTGCAGTAGTTTTAGAGCCATGGCTGAATTGCTGTGGTAGATCCAAAAAGAATCTGAAACCTCAGATGATACTGATCAATGCACTGCTCATTTTATAGTTGGGTGTGTGGATGTGTTTAATAAGCATgtatccatttttttctttattttttcattttttcagggctgttaaaaaacccaaccaaaagtCCACAAAATGCACAACAAACCCAATAACACAAAACCAGCTTTATCTCCTGGTACATTTTCATTGGATAGCTTCACTCTCAGACACATGTAAAAATGTTTGGTGGCCTTTCTTGGTGAAGTTAGTATGGGATAAATAGTTTTAATATGAAAACTTTTTATGATTGAAAGTACTGTTccagtttttttcctgaaattcacACATATGGAAGGAAATGTAGTGTCTCTAATGAATGTGGGAGTGttattattaaaatgtaaaCAAAGTTATTCTGTAGTTTGCAAATTGGTGAAATATTTGTGCCActgtttgctgctgcttcttAGGGACACAGCAGGTCAGGAGAGATTCAACAGCATTACCTCAGCATATTACAGAAGTGCCAAGGGAATTATTTTGGTGTATGATATCACCAAGAAGGAAACATTTGACGATTTACCAAAATGGATGAAAATGATTGATAAGGTATGCcttaagtattttctttttatatgcTTTTTTTAACAAggatttttccccctcaaagGAATTTACAATATGTGTTTAGGATTAATAAACTACTGTCAGATACTTTTCACTGATTACTTTTAGCCAGGACTTAACATTGATGTGTTTTGCTTGCAAAATAGTTGTCCATTCCTGCTTTCTTGAACTAGAGTTGTCCCATTTAGAAGAGTCAATGAAAATCTGTAACATTGCTCATTTACATTTGCAGTGGGGGGAGGGGAGTTGGTTTCCTGTCTGTGAAATAAGGTCATTGTGTTCATTCTTAGGTAAACTAGAGCAGCTAGTTCTTAtatcatgttttaaaaattgaattgaaaattttaaaatttttgaaattatgtTTGGGAAGAAGATTTACCTATAAAGTGTGTCAGTGTGGTTCCTTATTTGCCCTTTTTTGTATTGTGTTTGCATTACAAAATCTTATGTTTCTAGGTTTAGTTAATTAGAAATGTTTTAATTGCAGTATGCTTCAgaagatgcagagcttctattAGTTGGAAATAAACTGGACTGTGAAGTTGATCGAGAGATTACTCGGCAGCAGGGGGAGAAGGTAAGGACAGGTCTAGAGGCAAAGCTGTTGTGGCATTGCTGCTGATGGTCCGTGGCTGCTCTTGTTCAGACTGTTGGATGCAGGGAGCATATTGAGAGTGGTGGTCTCTCAAAATCCATGCGGTGTTTGTATGTAATGTGCAGTTGTAAGTGTTACTGCTGGAGTAGTGTGTCTTTGGTCTAAAGAAAGAGTAAGCTACAAGTCAGCTTACACTGTACCAGTAGTGTAGGGGATACTTCTTTTTGGGCTCTGGAAGGGGATGTAGTGAAGACTTGACGCACAAATGGAGATCTCTAGTCAGGAAATCTTTGTGGGCCTTCTTTCAGATGTTTGCTTCTCAGTACTATTTTTGGACAGGCAACAGCCCTGCTTTGATTACTTGGCTTACCTTTGTTTTCATGTTCCTTTTGTTCTCTTGCAACCCCAAAAGTGTTAAGGAAGCTGTCAAGAGAGTATGTTTGTTGTAGTGTGATACTCAGCACTGTCTTGGCCAGAATGATGTCAGTATGGGCATACACAAACATTTGGAAGTGAAGGCTTATTCCAAACTTCTGCATCTGTACTTCCCTTTTCCACATTTTGAATAATAATGTTGAGATTAGCTGTTCTGAGAAGTTCTTCCTTGTTGGCAGTCTGCAGCAGCACGTATCAACTGAATACATGAATTAAGTCTGGAAAAATGCAGAGTACTTTTCCAATAAACCTATTTTAAGCAAAAATTAACTATATGTTGCAATATTTTCTCTACCATGCAGATTCAGGATTATTAATTGAATTAGACTTCCATCTCAGATTTGGGAAAGTTccgtgtttggggtttttttaaggttttatgAGGAGGATATATTTGCTATCTGTCGCTGTTTGCACGCATCTTCATggagttattttattttctctcccatcAGTTTGCACAGCAAATAACTGGGATGCGGTTCTGTGAAGCAAGTGCCAAGGATAATTTTAATGTGgatgaaatatttctaaaactTGTTGATGACATTCTGAAAAAGGTAAAATACTCGGGTGGTAGTATTCCTCCGGTCACACAGATGGTCAGTGTTTAAATAATGACTGCACATTATTGGGAGGACAGAGAGCAAGTACAGATTGTCAGGTGAAATTTTTGGATGATACATAGTGGGCATGATGCAGTTCACAGACTGCTGACCATTGCATTTCACTAATAAGACCCAAAAGACCCTGAAATTGATTGTCTGTCAGTGAACTCTTGAAATGAGTTCTTTCTATGCAGATGACTGTTTACAggtgaattttcttttctttaagatGCCACTGGATGTTATAAGAAATGAGTTGTCCAACAGTATCCTGTCCCTGCAACCAGAGCCAGAAATCCCACCAGAACTGCCTCCTCCAAGGCCACATGTCCGTTGCTGTTGACTTTTTACTTCCTCCAGAGTGAAAAGTATGAGCAGGAGGGTAAAGAAAGTATCTGTACTACTCTGCACTACAATCATTTGGCAGTTTCTCGTTGCACTTTGTTATTCGAGTCAGAGCTACACACTAACTTGTAAATATGCAAATATGCAATCCTATGTAGGATTCAACTATAACATTTAATTATTACCCCTCTCCCTCACAATGATGTTTCATTCATTGCCCCAGTGTTATAAATACTGTACAGTCGGTGGGGGTTTGCCACACATCCAgttgaggaggaggagaaattaAATATACCTATTCTTGACATAAATGTTGTAATAGTTCTTTGTTATTATAAACAGGCAGGCAGAAGCTCTTCTGGTATGAAGATAAGTATATGGTGCTTTGCTAACtattttaaagacaaattttttaaaaacagaggaCTTTATGTACAAAGCTTCCATAATCAGCATTATGTTTCCTTTTAATGtagtgaaaacatttttggcTGTAGCATCCTCTGCTGACTGCATTTATTGAAAAGCTAAGTTTAATTTTTGGCagtcttttatttattttgtttaatgcTGCACCCTTTCTTTGTGTACCGAGACATCACACCTGGTGCAGATCTAAGATTGCACTTTGAAAAAGCATATATAATTTTCTGCATAAGCATAAATTTGGTTACAAGAATCATTAAGTTTCAATAAAAGAATGGAGATATATCAAGCTCTAAAATAAGTATTAAAAAAGCAATGCTGCTGTCCTAGGCAAattattgagaaaaaaaaattaagatgatACATTTTCCTGTGTTAAGgaatatatatgtgtatttttGTCTGGACATCTGTAGGGATGGGGAAAGGGAACCTAaggtaaaattattttctttcctaatgGTGGAAATTATTCCCATCAAGCAAATACTGTGTTAGGATTTTGTCTGATAATGAACTTGTGAATTATATCTTTGGTATATCTTTTATTAAATGCACTGTTTAGTTTAGCTGTGGTAAATCAGTAGATACATATTTGAATAACTTGGTGTGTCCTGAATGTTGTGGTATTGAAAAACATTGTGGTCTTTCTAAACTAATGAAgtgcaaataaaattttgtatttatgAATGACAGTGGAACTGCACCTGTTATTAGAATGGCAAGTATCAAATGATGGGTAAAAGGTAGAATCTGGAATATGGAACAACACTTGTGTTAATTGTGTtatgatttaattttctgtttgacAGTTCCTTTAGGTGTTAGTTGGAAGAGCAGCAGACATTAGTTGTTCACCTTGGTCACTGTGCTGTTGGGAGAGCAGCTGATGACCTGGCCCAGCTGATATCTTCAAATAGCATGTGACTGCTTGTCATGCTGTCTTAGCAGGTGGTCGCCAGACTATTAGTTACACTGACAACACAAGTATGAACCAGTCTTTTTCACACTACAGCTTCTCTACTTCGCATTCTCTGGTGCTGGAACCCATTTTGTCACCTTTGCCACTCTTCTAGCCAGAACTGGCACTGAACACTAAAGTATACCACTGACTTAAATAGATTCTCTCTGTTttatgggagaaaaaaagacacaacAACTGTtaacacacacacgcacacacaaaaaacccccttAATTCACTGAATATGCTCTGACATTCTGAATTCAATGCCATGCAGGCCTGTAGCACACCCGGATTTCTACTGAAACATTAAGGAAAGCGTGGTTGATATTTGTGCTTATGTCTTCTGCCACCTTGTGCCTAAACAGTTCGCTTTTTTAAATAGTAAACTTAAAGTTTACTATCCTATTGGTAAGATAAAATGAATTTCTAAAGCACTTCTAGGAGTTCAGATGATACTGTGGGCAATAGCAAGGAAGGGAAAATTATGGAAAGTGGGTTTTAACTTGACAACCATTTTATTTTAgctgatttgtttttatttgtactttagaaacttgtgatttttttcttgcagtttttgaatttaataaaaattaagaaatttgaCTTAGataacttttctttttgtaattcTGTGCTGTTTGTATATAGGCAGATTGGAATCTCAGTCTCTTGTACC
This sequence is a window from Anomalospiza imberbis isolate Cuckoo-Finch-1a 21T00152 chromosome 1, ASM3175350v1, whole genome shotgun sequence. Protein-coding genes within it:
- the RAB12 gene encoding ras-related protein Rab-12 — translated: MEPGSGLPQRRAGGVGLDLGAGSAAGSPALSGGQSRRRKQPPRPADFKLQVIIIGSRGVGKTSLMERFTDDTFCEACKSTVGVDFKIKTVELRGKKIRLQIWDTAGQERFNSITSAYYRSAKGIILVYDITKKETFDDLPKWMKMIDKYASEDAELLLVGNKLDCEVDREITRQQGEKFAQQITGMRFCEASAKDNFNVDEIFLKLVDDILKKMPLDVIRNELSNSILSLQPEPEIPPELPPPRPHVRCC